One window from the genome of Bacteroidota bacterium encodes:
- a CDS encoding arylamine N-acetyltransferase yields the protein MAQLFDATQYLARIGIYDVVPGRELPDLALLQRLLDAHLWSVPFENIDIMRRKPLSLNEDDLYSKIVIHNRGGFCYELNGLFAMLLRALGYKVDTLSGRVRRGDGSYGTPDEHLTTVVHLDQPYLAEVGFAKSFPRVMSLDGTPYVHPKGTYRVRRDGEEYFVEAERKGEWVPEFRFDPTPRQLHEFNEICAYIEGIPSFNSKYFCIVGKPEETIELKEHELIRRSGTEVSRTAVHSMEEFWGYMHELCEPFRRIAESLEAEG from the coding sequence ATGGCGCAATTATTCGATGCCACCCAATATCTGGCGCGGATCGGAATTTATGACGTCGTTCCCGGTCGGGAACTGCCCGATCTCGCGTTGCTCCAACGGTTGCTGGACGCTCATCTCTGGTCTGTGCCCTTTGAGAACATCGATATCATGCGGCGGAAGCCGCTCAGCCTCAATGAAGACGATTTGTATTCCAAGATCGTCATCCATAATCGTGGAGGATTCTGCTATGAGCTGAATGGCTTGTTCGCGATGTTGCTGCGCGCGCTCGGCTATAAAGTCGATACACTCTCAGGGCGCGTGCGTCGTGGCGACGGAAGCTACGGCACTCCGGATGAACATTTGACGACCGTCGTCCATCTGGATCAGCCATATCTCGCCGAGGTTGGTTTCGCAAAGTCATTTCCGCGGGTGATGAGCCTCGATGGTACTCCCTACGTACATCCGAAAGGGACATACCGAGTGCGGAGAGATGGCGAAGAATACTTCGTAGAAGCCGAACGGAAAGGGGAGTGGGTGCCGGAATTTCGGTTCGATCCTACGCCGCGCCAATTGCATGAGTTCAACGAGATCTGCGCCTATATCGAAGGTATTCCGAGCTTCAACTCCAAATACTTTTGTATTGTAGGTAAGCCCGAAGAGACGATCGAGTTGAAAGAACATGAGCTCATCCGACGATCCGGCACGGAAGTCTCGCGGACCGCAGTACACTCGATGGAAGAGTTTTGGGGCTATATGCATGAGTTGTGCGAGCCGTTCCGACGGATCGCGGAGTCCCTCGAAGCCGAGGGCTAA
- a CDS encoding ATP-binding protein: MNTERPTQTANRFPSGDAATAAVTSAALASAAVAKAAVATVEMAKSAVAKAGVAQAAVTEAAVTTMGNGAFQRDRFRSKKSDKLIIANKELAFQNDEKEKRAAELIIANKELAFQNKEKAKRAAELRIANKELAFQNDEKEKRAAELGIANKELAYQDEEKEKRAAELNIANKELAFQNKEKEKRAAELSIANKELAFQNDQKEKRAEELVVANKELAYQNQVKEKRAAELVVANDELAFQNKEKEKRAAELAIANIELAFQNDEKEKRAAELGVANQELAFQNEEKEKRAAELRIANKELAFQNKEKEKRAAELSIANKELAFQNDQKEKRAGELVVANKELAVQNQVKEKRAAELNVANIELAFQNHEKEKRAAELNIANIELAYQNDEKEKRAAELSVANEELAFQNNEKEKRAEELSIANKELAFQNDEKEKRAAELIVANKELAFQNDEKEKRAEELSIANKELLAFTYVSSHDLQEPLRKIQTFVSRISDNEDANLTDKGRDYFHRIQEAAKRMQTLIEDLLAFSRVNTAERIFVNTDLNIIIEEVKTELKDTIDEKRATIDVTEVCPANVIRFQFRQLMLNLVGNALKFSDPQIPPHIIITSKIETGSQLNNEKLSSEKQYCHITVTDNGIGFEPKFNDRIFEVFQKLHDKEEYAGTGIGLAIVKKIVENHNGIITATSELNKGARFDIYIPA, from the coding sequence ATGAATACCGAACGACCAACCCAAACCGCGAACCGATTCCCCTCAGGCGATGCCGCCACCGCTGCAGTCACTTCGGCGGCTCTCGCATCCGCGGCCGTCGCCAAAGCCGCTGTTGCCACGGTAGAGATGGCTAAGTCCGCCGTTGCAAAAGCTGGTGTTGCCCAAGCAGCGGTCACCGAAGCAGCAGTTACGACGATGGGCAACGGAGCCTTCCAACGTGATCGCTTCCGAAGCAAAAAGTCGGATAAGTTAATCATTGCGAACAAGGAGCTTGCGTTTCAGAATGATGAGAAGGAGAAGCGGGCGGCAGAGCTGATCATTGCAAACAAAGAGCTTGCATTCCAAAACAAGGAAAAGGCGAAACGGGCAGCCGAGTTGCGGATCGCGAACAAGGAGCTTGCATTCCAGAACGATGAAAAGGAAAAGCGTGCGGCCGAGTTGGGGATTGCGAACAAAGAGCTTGCCTATCAGGATGAGGAGAAGGAGAAGCGAGCGGCCGAACTCAATATCGCGAACAAAGAGCTTGCCTTCCAAAATAAAGAGAAGGAGAAGCGGGCCGCCGAGCTGAGCATTGCGAACAAGGAACTCGCATTTCAGAACGATCAAAAGGAAAAACGCGCGGAAGAGCTCGTCGTTGCAAATAAGGAACTTGCTTACCAAAATCAGGTCAAGGAAAAACGAGCCGCAGAGTTAGTGGTTGCCAACGATGAGCTTGCATTCCAGAATAAGGAAAAGGAGAAGCGAGCCGCGGAACTCGCCATTGCCAATATTGAACTCGCATTTCAAAATGACGAGAAGGAGAAGAGGGCAGCGGAATTAGGTGTTGCCAACCAGGAGCTCGCATTCCAAAATGAAGAGAAAGAAAAGCGAGCGGCTGAGTTACGGATTGCGAACAAGGAGCTCGCCTTCCAAAACAAAGAAAAGGAAAAGCGTGCGGCGGAATTGAGTATTGCGAATAAAGAGCTGGCGTTTCAAAACGATCAGAAGGAGAAGCGAGCCGGGGAGTTGGTAGTTGCGAATAAGGAACTCGCCGTACAAAATCAGGTGAAGGAAAAGCGCGCGGCAGAGCTCAACGTCGCCAATATCGAGCTCGCCTTCCAAAACCATGAGAAGGAAAAACGGGCGGCAGAGCTTAATATTGCGAATATTGAGCTTGCCTACCAAAACGATGAAAAAGAAAAGCGGGCGGCGGAGCTAAGCGTTGCAAACGAGGAACTTGCTTTCCAGAACAATGAAAAGGAGAAGCGAGCGGAAGAGCTGAGCATAGCCAATAAGGAGCTGGCCTTTCAAAACGACGAGAAAGAAAAACGCGCGGCGGAGCTCATTGTCGCCAATAAGGAACTGGCCTTCCAAAACGACGAAAAAGAGAAGCGCGCCGAAGAATTGAGCATCGCAAACAAAGAGTTGCTGGCTTTTACATACGTGTCGAGCCATGACTTGCAGGAGCCGCTACGGAAGATACAGACCTTCGTGAGCCGGATCAGCGACAACGAGGATGCGAACCTTACTGATAAAGGTCGTGACTATTTCCACCGAATCCAAGAAGCCGCGAAGCGGATGCAAACCCTGATTGAAGACCTGCTTGCATTTTCTCGCGTCAATACAGCTGAACGAATATTCGTCAACACCGATCTTAACATTATTATCGAAGAAGTAAAGACCGAACTGAAGGACACCATAGATGAAAAGCGGGCGACCATTGATGTCACAGAAGTGTGCCCGGCTAATGTCATTCGGTTTCAGTTTCGTCAGTTGATGCTCAATCTCGTCGGCAACGCGCTTAAATTCTCAGATCCTCAGATCCCACCCCACATCATTATCACGAGCAAGATTGAAACCGGCAGTCAGTTGAACAACGAGAAGCTCTCTTCTGAAAAACAATATTGTCACATCACAGTCACCGACAACGGGATCGGCTTTGAGCCCAAGTTCAACGATCGCATTTTTGAGGTATTCCAAAAACTTCACGACAAAGAAGAATATGCCGGTACCGGCATTGGGCTGGCTATTGTGAAGAAAATCGTTGAGAACCATAATGGGATCATCACCGCAACGAGCGAACTCAACAAGGGCGCGCGATTCGATATTTATATACCGGCATAA
- a CDS encoding T9SS type A sorting domain-containing protein, translated as MLRFSFKFLFVLLPLSALGSTSQAQWQRVTGPAFLSMNAREGCAINFSDGIVWAGGNSLWRSSDLGLTWSKIYFPGTPTTIAAIAFFDRLHGVVIAGSTPYSAYVTSDGCASWQLLPSIVKRWVAYGMTADTIYYSSGGAIEININGTIARQQPVADAIDPIVARNGTVYYMNNSSIVVSDGAGSTWQARGTLQLDCNQLSLDSCDASTVYAVNEKIQQFGLIDTVTSIFVSRDNGWTWTSQNPHGIDYYCGNIATSKAAVYTQTQDGIIRSTDHGITWTTIGGPTGPPDNQSLSVVADSILLVIDSFGNMWRTSNDGEFPVTRIVSVPVLLNTDTLFADDTVSLCRDTVMRSIAVARTCGAVSLLSVQRGGGDSSAYQIAAVHTSGEPAIDSIYIRYIPSVAGKDSGSLLLHYSGDTTLSVPLSGFCIPRGAPRLFASSDTIFKRDSVFPCGGPAIEGLRIDRICDSRQIQSIHVTGANSTNYVVDTSFFVESLGSDSIIIRFSSDDSILAHGMLQVVYDDGSTVSIPLAGIGRKALQPRLLPLPDTMFARDTLSPCDAPVFQHFFIDRACALRQIRSLAISGPNSANYTIDTLVYDTIKDLDSIALHFLTNQAGASIGSLLVTYDDGSSVTIPLRGEGLPAPIVSLSTLDVTMGDTIGGAVRVPIIIQHNHALKTIDFRIRFDTSIMEFDSVVWSDGTWVSGSYATGLNSAHIHVAARNGDNPDTVYALFRWYPNVQGQDTVYFDSVQVTPAACLILSESAIASHISGPVFCVSSMLTTYLHYGQMPLLSIRPNPASDRMEIETKGVLDADASISVWDALGRRIDFQANEKLIDVSSLAQGVYFVELHTGRLRISRMLVIHR; from the coding sequence ATGCTTCGATTCTCGTTCAAGTTCTTATTCGTACTGCTCCCGCTATCCGCACTGGGGTCAACCTCGCAAGCGCAATGGCAGCGTGTGACCGGTCCCGCGTTTCTTTCCATGAACGCGAGGGAGGGATGTGCGATCAATTTCAGTGACGGTATTGTCTGGGCCGGTGGCAATTCTCTCTGGCGCTCCAGCGATCTTGGACTTACGTGGTCGAAGATTTATTTTCCCGGAACGCCAACGACCATTGCGGCGATTGCCTTCTTCGATCGTCTCCACGGGGTCGTGATAGCCGGTAGCACGCCATACAGCGCGTATGTCACCAGTGACGGCTGTGCGTCCTGGCAACTGCTTCCATCAATTGTCAAGCGATGGGTGGCTTATGGCATGACGGCGGATACGATTTATTACAGCTCGGGCGGCGCAATCGAGATAAACATAAACGGGACGATTGCGAGGCAACAGCCAGTTGCCGATGCGATCGATCCTATTGTCGCACGAAATGGTACAGTGTATTATATGAACAATTCCTCCATTGTTGTGTCGGATGGTGCCGGATCAACGTGGCAAGCGCGGGGCACACTTCAACTCGACTGCAACCAACTATCGCTCGATTCCTGTGATGCCTCGACTGTGTATGCGGTCAACGAGAAGATTCAACAGTTCGGTTTGATCGATACCGTAACCTCCATCTTTGTATCCCGGGATAATGGCTGGACATGGACATCGCAAAATCCGCATGGTATCGATTATTATTGTGGCAATATTGCCACATCCAAAGCAGCAGTCTACACTCAGACGCAAGATGGGATCATCCGCTCGACCGATCACGGCATCACTTGGACTACAATCGGTGGACCGACGGGTCCGCCGGATAATCAATCGCTTTCCGTCGTGGCTGATAGCATATTGCTGGTGATCGATTCGTTTGGCAACATGTGGCGCACTTCGAACGACGGCGAATTTCCGGTGACAAGAATCGTCTCGGTGCCCGTTCTCCTCAATACGGATACTCTATTCGCTGACGATACTGTTTCACTCTGCCGGGATACAGTCATGAGGTCCATCGCAGTTGCGAGGACCTGTGGAGCGGTATCGTTGCTGTCTGTCCAACGAGGTGGAGGTGATTCTTCCGCGTACCAAATTGCGGCGGTCCACACCAGTGGCGAGCCTGCGATCGACTCGATCTACATCCGATATATTCCAAGTGTCGCCGGGAAGGATAGTGGCAGTTTGCTCTTGCATTATAGCGGCGATACGACGTTAAGCGTGCCGCTAAGCGGCTTCTGCATTCCTCGCGGGGCGCCCCGCCTCTTCGCGAGTTCGGATACCATCTTCAAGCGCGATAGCGTCTTCCCATGTGGCGGCCCGGCGATCGAGGGGTTGCGGATCGACCGTATTTGCGATTCGCGACAGATCCAATCCATTCACGTCACCGGAGCGAATTCGACTAATTACGTAGTTGACACATCGTTCTTTGTCGAATCGTTAGGATCGGATTCGATTATCATCCGATTCTCTTCCGACGATTCGATATTGGCCCATGGCATGCTGCAAGTGGTCTATGACGATGGTAGTACCGTCAGCATACCGCTCGCTGGCATAGGACGCAAAGCATTACAGCCTCGTCTCCTGCCATTGCCGGATACGATGTTTGCGCGTGATACTCTTTCCCCTTGCGATGCTCCGGTCTTTCAGCATTTCTTTATCGACCGGGCTTGTGCGTTGCGACAAATCCGCTCCCTTGCCATTTCCGGTCCTAACTCCGCAAATTACACGATCGACACGCTTGTCTATGATACGATCAAAGACCTGGATTCGATTGCGTTGCACTTCCTGACGAATCAGGCAGGTGCTTCGATTGGATCATTGCTGGTAACCTACGATGATGGCTCCTCGGTCACTATTCCACTACGAGGTGAGGGATTGCCAGCACCAATCGTGAGTCTGAGTACGCTCGATGTTACGATGGGAGATACTATTGGTGGAGCAGTTAGGGTGCCGATCATAATCCAACACAATCACGCGCTGAAGACCATCGATTTTCGAATCCGATTCGATACGTCTATAATGGAATTTGATTCCGTCGTCTGGTCCGATGGCACGTGGGTGAGTGGTAGCTATGCCACCGGGTTGAATTCCGCGCATATTCATGTTGCCGCTCGCAATGGTGACAACCCCGACACAGTGTATGCGCTGTTCCGTTGGTATCCAAATGTCCAGGGGCAAGACACCGTGTATTTTGACTCGGTTCAGGTCACACCGGCAGCTTGTCTTATATTATCAGAAAGTGCGATTGCTTCGCACATTTCCGGTCCAGTGTTTTGTGTTTCCTCCATGCTGACGACGTACCTTCACTATGGGCAGATGCCATTGCTTTCAATTCGACCGAATCCGGCGTCAGATCGAATGGAAATTGAAACGAAGGGTGTGTTAGATGCCGATGCATCCATTTCTGTATGGGATGCGCTCGGGAGAAGAATAGATTTCCAGGCTAACGAGAAATTGATCGACGTTTCGAGTCTCGCTCAAGGAGTCTACTTTGTGGAATTGCACACCGGCAGACTACGGATCAGTCGGATGCTGGTAATTCATCGATAA
- a CDS encoding response regulator — translation MMPNPLILILADDDKDDCLFFTDALGELPVTANLTTVHNGEQLMQLLADETVAPPPPHVLFLDLNMPRKNGFECLAEIKSDERLRQLPVIIFSTSFEQDVVNLLYKKGAHYYIRKPAEFALLKKVIYQALLLATENTSLQPAQEHFVLKGDSEAVQI, via the coding sequence ATGATGCCGAACCCTCTGATTCTTATCCTGGCCGACGATGACAAAGACGATTGCCTCTTCTTCACAGACGCGTTAGGAGAGTTGCCGGTAACGGCGAACCTCACGACTGTGCATAATGGCGAGCAGCTCATGCAGCTTCTTGCCGATGAGACGGTCGCGCCTCCGCCCCCACACGTTCTGTTCCTCGATCTGAATATGCCCCGCAAGAATGGCTTTGAATGCCTGGCGGAGATCAAAAGCGACGAACGATTGAGGCAACTTCCCGTCATTATCTTTTCAACCTCATTTGAGCAGGACGTCGTGAATTTGCTCTATAAGAAGGGTGCGCACTACTATATCCGAAAGCCAGCCGAATTTGCATTACTTAAAAAAGTAATTTATCAGGCGCTGCTTCTGGCAACGGAAAATACATCGTTGCAGCCGGCGCAAGAGCACTTTGTTCTCAAAGGAGATTCGGAGGCCGTTCAAATATGA
- a CDS encoding carboxypeptidase-like regulatory domain-containing protein, translating into MTITAVLVLAGCSSTQPPIDPPVIVPHKPATILGRVVLAKALGIKLPPFSGVTATIEGTSFSAVTDDSGYFTFRNVPVGTYTAHFSKPGYGDVRWVSIVVTDTDGTTVKWYSDYTVAILYKYSDEVVTLRSVSDRLGGGYLIASGDILPDSARPQKEDAVVLYVSHTSDVSAVPGHYSAYYYTTYDDPDGRHIDTAKSTFGYPMDMVSPLGSTFQSGDSVYVVAYGVPYYEGWDYYDPAIKQYVLTAINQTPSPVIGAKVP; encoded by the coding sequence TTGACCATTACTGCAGTTCTTGTTTTGGCCGGCTGCAGCAGTACCCAGCCGCCAATCGATCCTCCTGTCATTGTACCACATAAGCCAGCAACGATCCTCGGACGGGTCGTCCTCGCAAAGGCATTGGGTATAAAGCTTCCACCGTTTAGCGGTGTTACTGCAACGATCGAGGGAACATCATTCTCCGCGGTGACTGACGACAGTGGCTACTTCACATTCAGGAATGTTCCAGTCGGAACGTATACGGCTCACTTCTCTAAGCCTGGTTATGGAGATGTGCGATGGGTTTCAATCGTGGTCACGGATACAGATGGAACGACCGTCAAGTGGTATAGTGACTACACCGTCGCAATCCTGTACAAATACTCTGATGAAGTTGTAACCTTGCGCTCTGTAAGCGATCGGCTTGGCGGCGGTTACCTCATCGCATCCGGAGACATATTGCCGGATTCCGCGCGACCCCAGAAGGAAGACGCAGTCGTTCTCTATGTTTCACATACTTCGGACGTATCGGCGGTACCGGGCCACTATTCAGCCTATTATTATACGACCTATGACGATCCTGACGGGCGTCATATCGATACGGCTAAGAGTACTTTTGGGTATCCAATGGACATGGTAAGTCCCTTAGGCTCTACCTTTCAGTCTGGGGATTCAGTATATGTCGTTGCGTATGGCGTGCCCTATTATGAAGGGTGGGACTACTACGATCCTGCCATCAAGCAGTATGTGCTTACTGCAATCAACCAAACTCCGTCGCCCGTCATTGGCGCGAAGGTGCCATAG
- a CDS encoding M12 family metallo-peptidase, with product MADNPLCSSILHHLLYMLKAKHSLLPIVALVLVFTFGGLDSATGHTIDASKLMMARPAADKSASVSSKYFFVDSTELAVLLTSHEQIQIANFPCLTGAITLDLKPAHSPIDATTQFVEGTAKGDVRISAPLFVAYRGKVLGEPNSRVFLTIFSGKMLCSITRESGEVLVLGPAKTQADGGLHILTRETDLLALSGFARLNCIADDIAQPAKHAPNGELSPGDDRAQKTMTSSSTLLQTDIAVEADSCFFAAAGNAMPAVLGYISSLFGMASSIYEDEANITWHLTWVKVWTSGDPYKVAGNAYALEPLVPSYWQTHYANVPRDLAHVMTSIGNGGGGYGWYSLCDPASSYSVSSPQTKHQYPTFAFTYDAYIVAHEIGHNFSLQHSHSCWWNPPLDTCFTNDDTSKLGLRLGDACWGLPVTPRRSPGTIMSYCQNANYAISGDFSQYRVQMTFSARGDDSLRKFAGLAQCIQPPKDTTLILISPRGSESYRADSLVSINWSFAHVATVALEYSPDGGSSWMPIASAVPATDGQYTWPVPNVKSDRMMVRVMDELDPAIADTSLLFFSVIPSPSGVQPAATFASFSIAPEPAGEILTLTSPISGAAPYEILDAKGVAVRRGVALLSDGGIAQIGLEGLPAGTYFLRISSGEIHVFPFVHIK from the coding sequence ATGGCCGATAATCCACTGTGTTCTTCCATCCTGCATCATTTACTCTACATGCTGAAAGCGAAGCATTCACTTCTACCGATTGTCGCGCTGGTCCTTGTATTTACATTTGGTGGTCTCGACTCTGCAACAGGGCATACGATTGATGCCTCGAAACTAATGATGGCCCGCCCGGCGGCAGATAAGTCCGCTTCTGTTTCGTCCAAATACTTCTTCGTGGACAGCACGGAGCTTGCCGTGTTGCTCACTTCGCACGAGCAAATTCAGATTGCTAATTTTCCATGCCTGACCGGTGCCATTACACTCGATCTCAAGCCGGCGCACTCGCCAATCGATGCCACTACCCAGTTTGTAGAAGGGACGGCTAAGGGCGATGTTCGCATTTCGGCTCCGCTGTTTGTCGCGTACCGCGGGAAGGTCCTTGGTGAGCCGAACTCGCGGGTGTTTCTGACGATCTTCTCGGGGAAGATGCTCTGTTCAATCACGCGTGAATCGGGTGAGGTGCTAGTACTCGGACCCGCGAAGACACAAGCAGATGGCGGTCTGCACATCCTGACACGCGAAACCGATTTACTTGCTCTGAGCGGATTTGCCCGCCTCAATTGCATCGCTGATGACATTGCGCAGCCCGCAAAACACGCTCCAAACGGCGAACTATCTCCGGGCGATGACCGTGCGCAGAAGACCATGACTTCAAGTTCCACGCTGCTGCAGACGGACATTGCGGTCGAAGCCGATTCGTGTTTCTTCGCGGCGGCTGGCAACGCCATGCCCGCGGTTCTCGGTTATATATCTTCGCTCTTTGGGATGGCAAGCAGCATCTACGAAGACGAGGCAAACATTACCTGGCATTTAACATGGGTGAAAGTTTGGACGAGTGGCGATCCGTACAAGGTGGCCGGGAATGCCTATGCTCTGGAACCGCTCGTGCCAAGCTACTGGCAGACCCATTACGCAAACGTCCCGCGCGATCTCGCGCACGTCATGACGTCCATTGGTAATGGAGGCGGTGGCTATGGATGGTACTCGCTCTGCGATCCGGCTTCGTCCTATAGTGTAAGCTCCCCGCAAACAAAGCATCAGTACCCGACATTTGCATTTACGTATGACGCCTACATTGTCGCGCATGAAATCGGGCATAACTTCAGCCTGCAACACTCGCATAGCTGTTGGTGGAATCCGCCGCTCGACACTTGCTTCACCAACGATGATACATCGAAGCTTGGCCTGAGACTCGGCGATGCATGTTGGGGCCTGCCAGTTACACCACGCCGGTCTCCAGGTACGATCATGAGCTATTGCCAGAATGCCAACTATGCCATTTCCGGTGATTTTAGCCAATATCGCGTTCAGATGACCTTCAGTGCGCGCGGCGATGATTCGCTTCGAAAATTTGCAGGATTGGCGCAGTGCATCCAGCCGCCAAAGGATACGACGCTGATTCTAATATCACCACGAGGGAGCGAATCGTATCGAGCAGATTCGCTGGTCTCGATCAATTGGAGTTTTGCGCATGTCGCAACGGTGGCTCTCGAATACTCACCGGATGGCGGGTCATCGTGGATGCCGATTGCATCCGCGGTGCCCGCCACGGATGGACAGTATACGTGGCCTGTGCCGAATGTCAAATCGGACAGGATGATGGTTCGTGTAATGGATGAGTTGGACCCCGCAATTGCGGATACAAGCTTGCTCTTCTTTTCCGTCATCCCCAGTCCCAGTGGTGTGCAGCCCGCAGCTACCTTCGCAAGCTTTTCAATTGCACCAGAGCCCGCCGGAGAGATTCTGACATTAACGAGTCCTATTTCGGGTGCTGCGCCGTATGAAATTCTTGACGCAAAGGGAGTTGCGGTCCGGCGAGGAGTCGCGCTTCTATCGGACGGCGGGATTGCTCAAATAGGACTGGAAGGGCTCCCTGCCGGAACCTATTTCTTGCGCATTTCGTCCGGTGAGATACACGTCTTTCCATTTGTTCACATTAAGTGA
- the miaB gene encoding tRNA (N6-isopentenyl adenosine(37)-C2)-methylthiotransferase MiaB yields MKKVYIETYGCQMNVADTEVVLSVLNKAGYQPTTELEGADLALMNTCAIRENAEEKVWNRLTHWKNLRKRNPEVVVGVLGCMAEHLRKDLLKNSGAIVDLVVGPDEYRKLPSLLESIRPEDATQMAVRLSRTETYDDILPFRSEGISAFISVMRGCDKFCTYCVVPYTRGRERSRSMQSIVDECKELEQQGFREITLLGQNVNSYRDQIPLQPSPNPRLEKVAELDFSDLLAACASAVPSVRIRYTTSHPQDFDQKLVDTMAEHDNICKYIHLPLQSGSDRILKLMNRTYTREHYLSIIEMIRRAMPNVALSTDLIVGFCTETLEDHEMTMQVMRDVEYDGAYTFNYSERPNTRAASTLPDDIPLEEKTRRLQEIIALQNEHATRRNLLDVGCEHTVLVEGRSKKNAGEWKGRTDTNKTVIFPRADAEVGEYRQVSITRSNSATLFGELSGRELQAAVSLDDATHRGLKPTAPNRGDVLYDLTPLVISTIERGEHSGIQQPMALQLPVMP; encoded by the coding sequence ATGAAGAAGGTCTATATCGAAACATACGGTTGCCAGATGAATGTCGCCGACACGGAGGTTGTACTCTCCGTGCTGAACAAGGCTGGCTATCAACCAACGACTGAGCTGGAAGGCGCTGATCTCGCCCTAATGAACACCTGTGCCATCCGCGAAAATGCGGAGGAAAAAGTCTGGAATCGGCTCACGCACTGGAAGAATCTTAGAAAAAGGAATCCAGAAGTAGTCGTTGGCGTGCTCGGATGCATGGCGGAGCATCTGCGAAAGGATTTGCTCAAGAACTCTGGTGCGATTGTCGATCTTGTTGTTGGACCAGATGAATACCGCAAATTGCCCTCCCTGCTGGAGTCTATTCGTCCCGAAGACGCGACCCAAATGGCGGTCAGACTTTCCCGGACCGAGACATATGACGATATCCTTCCTTTCCGAAGCGAAGGCATCAGCGCGTTCATTTCGGTCATGCGTGGTTGCGACAAGTTTTGTACATACTGCGTCGTGCCCTATACTCGCGGCCGCGAACGTTCACGCAGCATGCAATCCATAGTCGATGAGTGCAAGGAATTGGAGCAACAGGGATTCCGAGAGATCACGCTACTGGGACAGAATGTAAATTCATACAGGGATCAAATCCCCCTCCAACCTTCCCCCAACCCCCGCCTTGAAAAGGTAGCGGAGCTTGATTTCTCTGATTTGCTCGCAGCTTGTGCCAGCGCCGTGCCGAGTGTTCGCATCCGTTACACCACCAGCCATCCGCAGGACTTTGACCAGAAGTTGGTCGATACTATGGCCGAGCACGACAACATCTGCAAGTACATTCACTTGCCGCTGCAATCGGGCTCGGATCGCATCCTCAAGCTGATGAACCGGACTTATACCCGCGAGCACTATCTGTCGATTATCGAGATGATTCGCCGCGCAATGCCGAATGTCGCGCTTTCAACCGATCTCATCGTTGGGTTCTGCACCGAGACGCTCGAGGACCATGAGATGACCATGCAAGTCATGCGGGATGTCGAATATGATGGCGCGTACACGTTCAATTATTCCGAGCGTCCAAATACTCGCGCGGCAAGCACGCTTCCGGATGATATTCCACTTGAGGAGAAGACACGGCGCTTGCAAGAGATAATCGCGCTCCAAAACGAACACGCGACGCGGCGCAATCTTTTGGATGTTGGCTGCGAACACACCGTCCTTGTCGAGGGCCGCTCGAAGAAGAACGCCGGTGAATGGAAGGGCCGTACTGATACGAACAAGACTGTCATCTTCCCACGCGCGGATGCTGAGGTCGGCGAGTACCGTCAAGTGAGCATCACCCGCTCGAATAGCGCAACCTTGTTTGGTGAGCTTTCTGGCCGTGAGCTTCAAGCTGCGGTGTCGCTGGACGATGCGACACACCGTGGGCTCAAGCCCACGGCTCCAAATCGCGGCGATGTCCTCTATGATCTGACCCCGCTCGTCATCTCGACTATCGAACGCGGGGAGCATTCGGGAATCCAGCAACCGATGGCCCTGCAATTGCCTGTGATGCCCTAA
- a CDS encoding response regulator, whose protein sequence is MNKTPSMMLTTQVSVAKSGASAIPGAANRSSILLADDDRDDCNFFKDALDELPVTAALTTVRDGEQLMKVLAEVAIAPPSPYVLFLDLNMPRKNGYDCLAEIKLDERLRRIPVIIFSTSYDPRVVDLLYTVGADYYIRKPADFAELKKVIYQALVLATKGYSSQPLKEDFVLKGELGTIQQ, encoded by the coding sequence ATGAATAAAACACCAAGTATGATGCTCACTACACAAGTTTCTGTTGCCAAGAGTGGCGCGTCGGCCATACCGGGGGCCGCGAACCGAAGTTCGATTCTTCTTGCCGATGACGACAGGGACGATTGCAACTTTTTTAAGGATGCGTTGGACGAACTGCCGGTAACAGCAGCCCTGACAACCGTGCGTGATGGCGAGCAACTCATGAAGGTACTTGCAGAAGTAGCCATCGCGCCGCCGTCGCCTTATGTGTTGTTTTTGGATCTTAACATGCCACGGAAGAATGGCTATGACTGTCTGGCGGAGATAAAGCTTGACGAACGATTACGGCGCATTCCGGTCATTATTTTTTCCACATCCTATGATCCGCGTGTCGTCGACTTGCTCTACACCGTGGGAGCCGACTATTACATTCGGAAACCCGCCGACTTTGCGGAACTCAAGAAGGTCATTTATCAAGCGCTGGTGCTTGCGACAAAGGGATACTCTTCGCAGCCGCTGAAAGAGGATTTCGTTCTCAAGGGAGAATTAGGAACGATACAACAATGA